One stretch of Muribaculum intestinale DNA includes these proteins:
- a CDS encoding IS4 family transposase, translated as MSKSSNFFGQPIYGQLIKSLNREKIVEFSRKHGGEKYVKSFDGYTHLLTMLYAVIQRFDSLREIETSMTAEVRKLHHVGIDTVPKRSTLSDANARRSEKFFEDVYRDLYAANKDILSSDSRRNGTEEWIKQLRIIDSTTITLFSNAIFKGVGRHPKTGKKKGGIKVHSVIHANEGVPCDVQFTSAATNDSFMLAPSHYSHNEIVALDRAYINYAKFEELTDRGVVYVTKMKKNLSYEVLVDCMHQNPQGLMEYREQVVVFRKDGINHIARIITYVDIKKNGKPKLISLLTNDFDMPPETIVAIYRRRWQIESLFKQIKQNFPLRYFYGESANAIKIQIWVTLIANLLLSVLQSKLERRWSFSGLATIVRIVLMYYLNLEKFLNQPDADLKIMLAEASESPPEVPENC; from the coding sequence ATGAGTAAAAGTAGTAATTTCTTCGGACAGCCGATATATGGACAGCTGATAAAATCACTCAATCGTGAAAAAATTGTTGAATTCAGCCGAAAACACGGCGGAGAGAAGTATGTAAAGAGCTTTGACGGCTATACGCATCTGCTTACGATGCTCTATGCCGTGATCCAGCGCTTCGACTCATTGCGTGAGATAGAGACATCTATGACAGCGGAGGTTCGCAAACTGCACCATGTCGGAATTGATACTGTACCAAAGCGCAGCACCCTGTCGGATGCAAATGCCCGACGGTCAGAGAAGTTCTTTGAGGATGTCTATCGCGACCTGTATGCAGCCAACAAAGACATTCTTTCATCGGACAGCAGACGCAACGGCACGGAAGAGTGGATAAAGCAGCTTAGGATTATCGATTCCACTACAATCACATTGTTCTCCAACGCCATTTTCAAGGGTGTTGGCCGACATCCCAAAACCGGAAAGAAGAAGGGAGGTATCAAGGTACACTCGGTAATACATGCCAACGAGGGCGTCCCCTGCGACGTGCAGTTCACTTCGGCGGCGACCAATGACTCTTTCATGCTTGCTCCGAGCCATTACAGCCACAACGAGATAGTCGCTCTTGACCGCGCCTATATCAATTATGCCAAATTCGAGGAACTGACGGACCGTGGCGTTGTATATGTCACCAAAATGAAGAAGAACCTAAGTTATGAGGTACTTGTAGACTGTATGCATCAGAACCCGCAGGGACTGATGGAATACCGTGAACAGGTCGTGGTGTTCCGTAAAGACGGCATAAACCACATCGCCAGAATAATTACATACGTTGACATCAAGAAGAACGGGAAGCCAAAACTCATATCGCTTCTGACCAACGACTTCGACATGCCGCCAGAGACAATCGTGGCGATATACCGCCGCCGATGGCAGATAGAGTCTCTTTTCAAGCAGATCAAACAGAACTTCCCCTTGAGATACTTCTATGGCGAGAGCGCCAACGCCATCAAAATCCAGATATGGGTTACACTCATCGCAAATCTGCTGCTGTCAGTACTTCAAAGCAAACTCGAAAGACGTTGGAGCTTCTCCGGGCTGGCTACAATCGTCAGAATTGTGCTGATGTATTACCTGAATCTCGAAAAGTTCCTCAATCAGCCCGATGCAGACCTGAAAATCATGCTCGCCGAAGCATCGGAATCGCCTCCCGAAGTTCCTGAAAACTGCTGA
- a CDS encoding amidophosphoribosyltransferase encodes MEPLKHECGVAMVRLLKPLSYYKEKYGTWHYGLNKLYLLMEKQHNRGQEAAGAGCIKMHSPAGSEYVYRERALGSGAISEIFSSINHQIEHARLGDHSAEWVEEEAPFIGEIYMGHLRYSTTGRSGMSYVHPFLRRNNWCSRSLMLCGNFNMTNVESIFSEVVAKGQHPRIFSDTVIILEQLGYSLDKENSRLHQEFTLQGLDGIERARAIEDNLDIPSILRSTAPSWDGGYVICGAVGSGDIWTLRDPHGIRPAFYYTDDEIVVVASERPVIQTVMDVAIDDVHELAPGAAVIVAKSGNVSVEQVLPTASDARCSFERIYFSRGSDADIYRERKALGCQLAAPVTEALGGDLRHAVFSFIPNTAEVAFIGMCEGLESELDHRRTEAILSAQKRDELTPAVLEEIMSDKLRVEKVAIKDIKLRTFIAEGATRTDLATHVYDVTYGLIEPGVDSLVVIDDSIVRGTTLRQSILRMLDRLSPRQIVVVSSSPQVRYPDCYGIDMSRMGEFCAFRAAVALLKESGRTHVLDDVYHRCLEQESMSDTEIINCVKDIYAPFSDEEISAQIARMLTPDGTRAEVKIIYQTLDGLHRAVPSSPGDWYFSGDYPTPGGTRLVNRAFVNYYEGHPDRR; translated from the coding sequence ATGGAACCTCTCAAACATGAATGCGGCGTGGCTATGGTGCGCCTGCTCAAGCCGCTGAGTTACTACAAGGAAAAGTACGGCACATGGCATTACGGCCTCAACAAGCTGTACCTGCTGATGGAAAAGCAACACAACCGCGGACAGGAAGCCGCCGGCGCCGGATGTATCAAGATGCACTCCCCCGCCGGCAGCGAATATGTGTATCGCGAGCGTGCGCTCGGCTCAGGAGCCATAAGCGAGATATTCTCGTCAATCAACCATCAGATAGAGCATGCCCGGCTCGGCGACCATAGCGCAGAATGGGTCGAGGAGGAAGCCCCGTTTATCGGCGAGATATACATGGGCCATCTACGCTACTCTACCACCGGGCGCAGCGGCATGAGCTATGTGCATCCGTTTCTGCGCCGCAATAACTGGTGCTCGCGCTCGCTTATGCTCTGCGGAAACTTCAACATGACCAATGTCGAAAGTATATTCTCTGAAGTGGTGGCCAAAGGGCAGCATCCGCGCATTTTTTCCGACACGGTAATCATACTTGAGCAGCTCGGCTACTCCCTCGACAAAGAGAACAGCCGTCTGCACCAGGAGTTCACCCTGCAGGGTCTTGACGGCATAGAACGCGCCCGTGCGATAGAGGACAATCTCGACATACCGTCTATCCTGCGCTCCACAGCCCCAAGCTGGGACGGCGGATATGTAATATGCGGAGCCGTCGGATCCGGTGACATATGGACATTGCGCGACCCCCATGGCATACGTCCGGCATTCTATTATACCGACGACGAGATTGTGGTTGTAGCCTCCGAACGCCCTGTAATACAGACTGTAATGGATGTCGCAATCGACGATGTGCACGAACTGGCTCCCGGAGCGGCTGTCATTGTGGCAAAGAGCGGAAATGTAAGTGTGGAGCAGGTGCTCCCGACTGCCTCCGACGCCCGCTGCTCGTTTGAGCGCATTTATTTCTCTCGTGGAAGTGATGCCGACATATACCGTGAACGCAAGGCTCTCGGATGTCAGCTCGCCGCACCTGTTACCGAAGCATTGGGAGGCGACCTTCGCCATGCAGTGTTCTCCTTTATTCCCAACACGGCAGAAGTGGCGTTTATCGGTATGTGCGAAGGGCTTGAGAGTGAACTTGACCATCGCCGGACAGAAGCAATACTTTCCGCACAGAAAAGGGACGAACTTACACCCGCAGTACTCGAAGAGATAATGAGCGACAAACTGCGCGTGGAGAAAGTGGCCATAAAGGATATCAAGCTACGCACGTTTATCGCAGAAGGTGCTACACGCACCGATCTCGCCACACATGTCTACGACGTGACATACGGTCTGATTGAACCGGGAGTCGACTCCCTTGTAGTGATTGACGACTCTATCGTGCGCGGCACCACTCTCCGCCAGTCGATTCTGCGCATGCTTGACCGTCTGTCGCCGCGACAGATAGTAGTGGTAAGTTCATCACCGCAGGTGCGCTATCCCGACTGCTATGGTATCGACATGTCGCGTATGGGAGAATTCTGTGCATTCCGTGCAGCCGTCGCACTACTGAAAGAGAGCGGACGCACACACGTGCTCGATGACGTATACCATCGCTGTCTGGAGCAGGAATCGATGTCCGATACAGAGATTATAAATTGTGTAAAAGACATATATGCACCCTTCTCCGACGAAGAGATTTCAGCCCAGATAGCGCGCATGCTTACCCCGGATGGAACACGCGCAGAGGTAAAAATCATATATCAGACTCTCGACGGACTGCACCGCGCTGTTCCATCGTCGCCTGGCGACTGGTACTTCTCGGGCGATTATCCTACACCCGGAGGCACACGTCTGGTCAACCGTGCCTTTGTCAACTACTACGAAGGCCATCCCGACCGCCGCTGA
- a CDS encoding glutamate synthase subunit beta, producing the protein MGNPKAFLTIPRKEAGYRPVNDRIKDYGEVEQTLNPEDRRLQASRCMECGVPFCHWSCPLGNKQPEWQDRLYKNDIRGAYRLLTATDDFPEFTGRVCPALCEKGCVLNKEHEPVTIRENEAAIVERAFLEGVVEPRIPSTRTGKRVAVIGSGPAGLTCANRLNQHGHIVTVFEKNEATGGLLRFGIPDFKLNKSVIDRRVDILKQEGIEFRTGVEVGTDIPLSQITEEYDAVCIAIGAEVPRDLQVEGRGLHGVHFALELLQQQNRVNAGLEFPADIRISAKDKNVLVIGGGDTGSDCVGTANRQGARSVTQIEIMPMPPEGENPDTPWPYWPVVLKTSSSHLEGCTRRWLLDTRRFIGDSDGRVSEVEVEEIEWVNDAATGRKTIKRSGKTEKIKTELVLLALGFTNPRAEGLLEQAGVEIDARGNVKVNADMSTSVSGIFAAGDASTGASLVVRCIASGRQAAEGIHHYLSSK; encoded by the coding sequence ATGGGAAATCCCAAAGCGTTTCTAACAATACCGCGTAAAGAGGCCGGCTACCGGCCCGTCAACGACAGAATAAAGGATTACGGAGAGGTAGAGCAGACTCTCAATCCGGAGGATCGCCGCCTGCAGGCATCGCGCTGCATGGAATGTGGAGTACCGTTCTGCCATTGGAGCTGCCCTCTGGGTAACAAGCAGCCAGAATGGCAGGACCGTCTTTACAAAAACGACATACGCGGAGCATACCGTCTGCTCACAGCCACTGATGACTTTCCCGAATTTACCGGACGTGTATGCCCGGCCCTGTGCGAGAAAGGATGCGTGCTCAACAAGGAGCATGAGCCGGTAACAATACGTGAGAACGAAGCCGCAATCGTAGAGCGCGCTTTCCTCGAAGGAGTGGTGGAGCCACGCATACCGTCGACACGTACCGGAAAACGGGTGGCCGTAATCGGTTCGGGCCCTGCAGGTCTTACATGCGCCAACCGTCTCAACCAGCATGGGCACATAGTCACAGTATTTGAGAAAAACGAAGCCACAGGCGGTCTGCTGCGTTTCGGCATACCTGATTTTAAACTCAACAAAAGCGTGATTGACAGGCGTGTGGATATTCTCAAGCAGGAAGGAATAGAATTCCGCACAGGAGTTGAAGTCGGTACCGACATTCCGTTGTCACAAATTACCGAAGAATATGATGCGGTATGTATAGCCATCGGTGCAGAAGTACCGCGCGACCTTCAGGTGGAGGGCCGCGGGCTGCACGGAGTCCATTTCGCACTCGAACTACTACAGCAACAGAACCGCGTAAATGCCGGCCTTGAGTTCCCGGCCGATATCCGTATCTCGGCCAAAGACAAGAACGTGCTTGTAATCGGGGGAGGCGATACCGGCAGCGACTGCGTAGGTACAGCCAACCGACAAGGCGCACGGAGTGTTACCCAGATTGAAATCATGCCTATGCCCCCCGAAGGTGAGAATCCCGACACCCCATGGCCCTATTGGCCTGTTGTACTCAAGACTTCCAGCAGCCATCTGGAAGGATGCACCCGAAGATGGTTACTCGACACTCGCCGTTTCATAGGAGACAGCGACGGGCGTGTAAGCGAAGTCGAGGTAGAGGAAATCGAATGGGTCAACGATGCCGCCACCGGCCGAAAGACTATAAAAAGGTCGGGCAAGACTGAGAAGATAAAGACCGAACTGGTGCTCCTCGCCCTCGGATTTACCAATCCAAGAGCCGAAGGGCTTCTTGAACAGGCCGGTGTAGAGATAGACGCGCGCGGAAATGTAAAAGTCAACGCCGACATGTCGACATCCGTATCTGGAATATTTGCCGCCGGCGATGCCTCGACCGGGGCATCACTCGTGGTAAGATGTATCGCATCAGGCCGACAGGCCGCTGAAGGCATACACCATTACTTATCGTCAAAATAG
- the gltB gene encoding glutamate synthase large subunit: protein MHKGLPTSRGLYDSRYEHDACGVGLLVNIKGVKSHQLVEKGLQVLEHMVHRGAEGADPKTGDGAGIMVQIPHEFILLQGIAVPEKGRYGTGLVFLPKDEYIQQTILDIIEREAMEAGLSLIAVRDVPTNNDQLGIVARGAEPAIRQIFIADESSDEPMEPRLYILRRRIEKKIASLDIPDKEQFYIVSLSSRVIVYKGMLSSLQLRYYFPDLMNPHFTTGMALVHSRFSTNTFPTWALAQPFRMLGHNGEINTIQGNRMWMKARECVLHPAVLGDNDVTPIIQPGMSDSASLDNVLEYFVMSGMSLPHALAMLVPESFNDRNPISPELKAFYEYHSILMEAWDGPATLLFSDGRYAGGMLDRNGLRPARYLITNNGTMVVASEIGVLPFEASEVKEKGRLRPGKMLMVDMEKGEIYYDPELKEKLAGEFPYRDWLQRNRIILDKITTGRKVENTVADFHRQLKAFSYHREDIEKIMTPMAADAKEPVNSMGCDTPLAVLSREPQILFNYFRQHFAQVTNPPIDPLREELVMSLDSYIGAINLNLFELSPELCKMVLLKRPIITNRELDILCNLRYKGFNTRKLAMTFPVKDGAQGLEDAIERLCNEAEQAVDEGCNYIVLSDRGVDRDNAPIPSLLATSAVHHHLIDRKKRLQTALIIETAGAREVMHFALLSGYGASAVNPYLAFAVINDLVERKELQLDFHTAEKNFIKAVDKGLLKVMSKMGISTLTSYKGAQLFEAIGISEELTRRYFGSTVSKIGGIDLADLTHEILATHTAAYTGESDPDEPLRHIGQYAFRKDGESHAWTPEAIATLQIATRLGSYKKFKEFTSIVDNKPAPIFIRDFLEFRKGSPVPVEEVEPEEAIMRRFVTGAMSFGSISREAHEALGIAMNAIGARSNTGEGGEDPERFKPREDGSSARSAIKQVASGRFGVTAEYLVNADEIQIKIAQGAKPGEGGQLPGFKVDKIIARTRHSIPGISLISPPPHHDIYSIEDLAQLIFDLKNVNPQAAVSVKLVSESGVGTIAAGVAKAKSDLITISGSDGGTGASPASSIRYAGLPVEIGLAETQQTLVLNNLRGQVKLQADGQLKTARDVIAMAMLGAEEYGFATSALIVLGCVMMRKCHLNTCPVGVATQNEELRRRFVGRSEYVVNFFRFLAREIRETLAEIGVRSLDEVIGRTDMLCVKADYTTPKTSHLDFSRLLYMPSEAKVNAIINVVPQKHDIDHVLDRELISRAYPAIESGMPVELEFPIHNTDRSVGAMLSGVIARKYGNAGLSDGTISCTFHGSAGQSFGAFLAHGISFRLEGDANDYVGKGLSGGRIVIVPPTGAKFLPQDNIIAGNTLLYGATSGEIYINGRVGERFCVRNSGAIAVVEGVGDHCCEYMTGGRTVVLGSTGRNFAAGMSGGIAYVWNPDGNFDYFCNMEMVELSLIEDMADNRELYRLIGNHYKHTRSPLAGMMLDNWQQYVDQFIKVIPFEYKKVLHQEKMDRMQEKIAGIERD from the coding sequence ATGCATAAAGGTTTGCCAACGTCCAGAGGGCTATATGACAGCCGCTACGAGCACGACGCCTGCGGCGTAGGACTGCTCGTCAATATCAAGGGCGTAAAATCGCATCAGCTTGTTGAAAAAGGACTGCAGGTGCTTGAGCACATGGTCCACCGAGGTGCCGAAGGCGCCGACCCCAAGACCGGCGACGGAGCCGGCATAATGGTACAGATACCTCACGAGTTTATTCTGCTGCAAGGAATCGCAGTGCCCGAAAAGGGCCGCTACGGTACCGGCCTTGTGTTTCTCCCGAAAGATGAGTACATACAGCAGACAATACTCGACATTATCGAACGCGAAGCAATGGAGGCCGGACTGTCGCTCATAGCCGTGCGCGATGTCCCCACCAACAACGACCAGCTCGGTATCGTGGCCCGCGGAGCCGAGCCGGCCATACGACAGATATTCATCGCCGACGAAAGCAGCGACGAACCGATGGAACCTCGACTGTATATACTGCGCCGACGCATCGAGAAGAAAATCGCATCGCTTGACATCCCCGACAAGGAGCAATTTTATATCGTGAGCTTGTCATCGCGCGTGATTGTATATAAAGGAATGCTGTCGAGTCTGCAACTGCGCTACTATTTCCCCGACCTGATGAATCCGCATTTCACCACCGGGATGGCGCTTGTACATTCGCGCTTCTCCACCAACACTTTTCCGACATGGGCACTGGCACAGCCGTTCAGAATGCTCGGTCACAACGGTGAAATCAATACCATACAGGGCAACCGCATGTGGATGAAAGCCCGCGAGTGTGTGCTGCATCCCGCTGTGCTGGGCGACAACGACGTAACTCCTATCATACAGCCGGGCATGAGCGACTCGGCCTCGCTCGACAACGTACTTGAGTACTTCGTCATGTCGGGCATGTCGCTCCCCCACGCCCTTGCAATGCTTGTGCCGGAGTCATTCAACGATCGCAACCCCATATCACCGGAGCTGAAGGCATTCTATGAATATCACTCAATCCTCATGGAGGCATGGGACGGTCCGGCCACACTGCTCTTCAGCGACGGACGCTATGCCGGTGGCATGCTTGACCGAAACGGCCTGCGCCCGGCACGCTATCTGATTACCAACAACGGCACTATGGTAGTGGCGTCGGAGATAGGAGTGCTTCCGTTCGAAGCATCGGAAGTGAAGGAGAAAGGACGCCTGCGCCCCGGCAAGATGCTGATGGTCGACATGGAGAAGGGAGAGATATATTATGACCCTGAACTCAAGGAAAAACTTGCCGGAGAATTCCCTTACCGAGACTGGCTGCAACGCAACCGCATCATACTCGACAAGATTACCACCGGCAGAAAGGTGGAGAACACGGTAGCCGACTTCCACAGACAGCTTAAGGCATTCTCATACCATCGCGAAGATATCGAAAAGATAATGACTCCGATGGCTGCTGATGCAAAAGAGCCGGTCAACTCTATGGGCTGCGACACACCTTTGGCAGTACTGAGCCGTGAGCCGCAGATTCTCTTCAACTACTTCCGCCAGCACTTTGCCCAAGTCACAAACCCGCCTATCGACCCGCTCCGCGAAGAGCTCGTGATGAGTCTCGACAGCTACATCGGAGCCATAAATCTCAACCTCTTTGAGCTGTCGCCCGAACTGTGCAAGATGGTGCTCTTGAAGCGCCCCATCATCACCAATCGCGAGCTCGACATACTCTGCAATCTGCGCTACAAGGGATTCAACACTCGCAAACTCGCAATGACATTCCCGGTCAAAGATGGAGCCCAAGGTCTGGAGGATGCCATCGAGCGTCTTTGCAACGAAGCCGAGCAGGCCGTCGACGAAGGCTGCAACTATATCGTGCTCTCCGACCGCGGCGTCGACCGGGATAATGCCCCGATACCGTCGCTGCTCGCCACTTCGGCGGTTCATCACCATCTGATTGACAGAAAAAAACGCTTACAGACTGCGCTTATAATCGAGACAGCCGGTGCACGCGAGGTAATGCACTTCGCTCTGCTCTCAGGCTACGGAGCCAGTGCCGTAAATCCCTACCTTGCGTTCGCCGTCATCAACGACCTGGTAGAACGCAAAGAGCTGCAGCTCGACTTCCACACCGCCGAAAAGAACTTCATCAAGGCTGTCGACAAAGGTCTGCTCAAAGTAATGTCAAAAATGGGCATATCTACCCTCACTTCGTATAAAGGAGCACAGCTGTTTGAGGCAATCGGCATCTCGGAGGAGCTGACACGCAGATATTTCGGTTCTACCGTAAGCAAAATCGGAGGTATAGACCTTGCCGACCTGACCCACGAGATACTTGCCACCCATACCGCAGCATATACCGGAGAAAGCGACCCCGACGAGCCGCTGCGCCATATCGGACAATACGCATTCCGCAAGGATGGCGAAAGCCACGCATGGACTCCCGAAGCCATAGCCACACTGCAGATTGCCACACGTCTGGGAAGCTATAAGAAATTTAAGGAATTCACCTCAATCGTCGACAATAAGCCGGCGCCCATATTCATACGCGACTTCCTCGAGTTTCGCAAAGGCTCACCTGTGCCTGTTGAAGAGGTCGAGCCGGAGGAAGCGATTATGCGTCGGTTCGTTACAGGGGCCATGTCGTTCGGGTCAATCTCACGCGAGGCCCATGAAGCGCTCGGTATAGCCATGAACGCCATCGGAGCACGCTCCAATACCGGCGAAGGTGGAGAAGACCCGGAGCGATTCAAGCCACGTGAGGATGGTTCGTCGGCACGTTCAGCCATCAAGCAGGTGGCATCCGGACGTTTCGGTGTTACTGCCGAATACCTTGTCAATGCCGACGAGATACAGATTAAGATAGCTCAGGGCGCGAAACCCGGCGAAGGCGGCCAGTTGCCGGGCTTCAAGGTCGACAAAATTATTGCCCGTACACGCCACTCTATACCCGGCATATCGCTCATATCTCCCCCGCCCCACCACGACATCTATTCCATCGAGGACCTTGCCCAGCTTATCTTCGACCTGAAAAATGTCAATCCTCAGGCTGCTGTGAGCGTCAAACTGGTAAGCGAGAGCGGTGTCGGCACTATAGCCGCCGGTGTCGCCAAGGCCAAGAGCGACCTGATAACCATCTCGGGCAGCGACGGAGGCACCGGTGCGTCTCCCGCCAGCTCAATCAGATATGCCGGTCTGCCTGTGGAAATCGGATTGGCTGAAACCCAGCAGACCCTTGTGCTCAACAATCTCCGCGGACAGGTAAAGCTCCAGGCCGACGGTCAGCTGAAGACAGCGCGCGACGTCATCGCAATGGCTATGCTCGGAGCCGAAGAATACGGATTCGCCACAAGCGCGCTGATTGTGCTTGGATGCGTGATGATGCGCAAATGTCATCTCAACACATGCCCTGTAGGTGTAGCCACACAAAATGAGGAACTGCGCCGACGCTTTGTCGGCCGCTCGGAGTATGTGGTCAACTTCTTCCGTTTCCTTGCACGTGAAATCAGGGAGACTCTGGCAGAGATTGGCGTCCGCTCGCTCGACGAAGTAATCGGACGCACCGACATGCTATGCGTCAAGGCCGACTATACCACACCAAAGACATCCCACCTCGACTTCTCGCGTCTGCTCTACATGCCGTCGGAAGCCAAGGTCAACGCCATAATCAATGTCGTGCCCCAGAAGCACGACATCGACCATGTACTCGACCGTGAACTGATTTCCAGAGCATATCCTGCCATTGAGTCGGGTATGCCTGTCGAACTCGAGTTCCCCATACACAATACTGACCGCTCTGTAGGCGCCATGCTCTCGGGCGTGATTGCAAGAAAGTATGGCAACGCCGGTCTGTCCGACGGAACAATATCATGCACGTTCCACGGCTCGGCAGGTCAGTCGTTCGGCGCATTTCTCGCCCACGGCATATCATTCAGGCTTGAGGGAGACGCCAACGATTATGTAGGCAAGGGACTGTCAGGCGGACGCATTGTAATAGTGCCGCCGACAGGAGCTAAATTCCTGCCACAGGACAATATAATCGCCGGAAACACATTGCTCTACGGAGCCACCTCAGGCGAAATATACATCAACGGACGTGTAGGCGAACGATTCTGTGTGCGCAACTCGGGCGCAATCGCCGTAGTGGAAGGTGTAGGCGATCATTGCTGCGAATACATGACCGGAGGACGTACTGTAGTGCTCGGCTCGACAGGGCGTAACTTTGCCGCCGGCATGAGCGGAGGCATTGCTTACGTATGGAATCCTGATGGCAATTTTGACTACTTCTGCAACATGGAGATGGTCGAGCTGTCGCTCATCGAAGATATGGCCGACAACCGCGAACTGTACCGTCTGATTGGCAACCACTACAAGCACACACGCTCACCACTCGCCGGAATGATGCTCGACAACTGGCAGCAGTATGTCGACCAGTTTATCAAGGTCATTCCATTTGAATACAAAAAGGTGCTCCACCAGGAAAAAATGGATCGCATGCAGGAGAAGATTGCCGGCATCGAGCGCGACTGA